A window from Candidatus Dormiibacterota bacterium encodes these proteins:
- a CDS encoding carbohydrate ABC transporter permease, producing the protein MWVYAVLLIGLVLLVGPFLWMVASSVKTSAELHHVPPTWIPQTFTLDNYTTIFTKLNFPQYFVNSVIVATIVVASNLLFCSMIGYALAKLRFRGKSAVFLIVLATIMVPQTVYLVPLFVLMSNLGFVNSYAGLILPFAAQAFGVFLMRQFIQGIPDELLEAARMDGAGEFTVFRRVVLPLLGAPLATLGILTFLGSWNNFLWPLIIATSDSMYTLPVAVATFSIGQNAIDYGMLMAGSVVLIAPVLLVFLLLQRFVQQGIATTGLKG; encoded by the coding sequence TTGTGGGTGTATGCCGTGTTACTGATCGGCCTGGTCTTGCTGGTCGGTCCCTTCCTCTGGATGGTCGCCAGCTCGGTCAAGACGTCCGCTGAGCTCCATCACGTGCCACCGACCTGGATCCCGCAGACGTTTACCCTCGACAACTACACGACGATCTTCACCAAGCTGAACTTCCCACAGTACTTCGTCAACTCGGTGATCGTGGCCACCATCGTGGTCGCGTCGAACCTGCTGTTCTGCTCGATGATCGGCTACGCGCTGGCCAAACTGCGCTTTCGTGGGAAGAGCGCGGTCTTCCTGATCGTGCTGGCGACCATCATGGTGCCGCAGACGGTCTACCTGGTTCCACTCTTTGTGCTGATGAGCAACCTGGGTTTCGTCAACAGCTACGCCGGGCTGATCCTGCCGTTCGCCGCCCAGGCGTTCGGCGTCTTCCTGATGCGCCAGTTCATCCAGGGCATCCCCGACGAGCTCCTGGAGGCGGCGCGCATGGACGGCGCCGGTGAGTTCACGGTCTTCCGGCGGGTCGTGCTCCCGCTCCTAGGCGCGCCGCTGGCGACGCTGGGCATCCTGACATTCCTCGGCAGCTGGAACAACTTCCTGTGGCCGCTGATCATCGCGACAAGCGACTCGATGTACACGCTGCCGGTCGCGGTTGCGACCTTCTCGATCGGGCAGAACGCGATCGACTACGGCATGCTGATGGCAGGCTCGGTCGTACTGATCGCTCCCGTGCTTTTGGTTTTCTTGCTGCTGCAGCGGTTCGTGCAGCAGGGCATCGCGACAACCGGCCTCAAGGGTTAA
- a CDS encoding DUF222 domain-containing protein: protein MGAAGDRSGTPLARIKAALDDLLGWLSAQDDASLGEPLIEIRGVIDRSESVFADGVRRFDKSGEYKADGALSLTAWLRWKCKLSGGAALERVEIARQLEQLPKTEAAFANGDLGYQHAVVMARAAEHVGAAAVRREEASLLDAARSMDPGQFVGVAKNFEHRVDAAGALAEANHAYQRRYFHISEPQDGMVRLDGVLDAEGGATLRGALQKFMTPVKDDARSYGQRSADALVELGRQGGSGGKRTGAGPRPQLIIRASLDTLAGTPGAPAGELDGGGTVPAETVQRYACDSAIIRITGQGELDQELNHASRTVPASTRRALEARDRHCVFPGCTRPPIWCDGHHLVWWTRGGATALPNLALLCRPHHRGVHEEGWRLVRHKDAQFSAIPPPRPVIPSARSA, encoded by the coding sequence ATGGGCGCGGCAGGCGATCGATCGGGGACTCCGCTCGCACGGATCAAGGCCGCCCTGGACGATCTGCTGGGCTGGCTGAGCGCCCAGGACGACGCCTCGCTCGGCGAGCCGCTGATTGAAATCCGCGGCGTCATCGACCGGTCTGAGTCGGTCTTCGCCGATGGCGTGCGCCGCTTCGACAAGTCGGGCGAGTACAAGGCCGATGGCGCCCTCTCGCTGACGGCGTGGCTGCGCTGGAAGTGCAAGCTCTCCGGCGGCGCGGCGCTGGAGCGGGTCGAGATCGCCCGCCAGCTGGAGCAGCTCCCCAAGACGGAGGCGGCCTTCGCAAACGGCGACCTCGGTTACCAGCATGCGGTCGTCATGGCCCGCGCCGCGGAGCACGTCGGCGCCGCCGCGGTGCGCAGAGAAGAGGCCAGCCTACTCGATGCCGCCCGCAGCATGGACCCGGGCCAGTTCGTCGGCGTGGCGAAGAATTTCGAGCACCGAGTCGACGCGGCGGGGGCCCTCGCCGAAGCGAACCACGCGTACCAGCGGCGGTACTTCCACATCAGCGAGCCGCAGGACGGCATGGTGCGGCTCGATGGCGTGCTCGATGCCGAGGGCGGCGCGACGCTCCGCGGCGCCCTGCAGAAATTCATGACGCCGGTCAAGGATGACGCGCGCAGCTATGGGCAGCGTAGCGCCGACGCGCTCGTGGAACTCGGCCGCCAGGGTGGGTCGGGCGGCAAGCGCACTGGCGCCGGCCCGCGGCCGCAATTGATCATTCGCGCCAGCCTCGACACGCTGGCGGGGACGCCGGGCGCGCCGGCGGGTGAGCTGGATGGCGGCGGCACCGTGCCGGCGGAGACCGTTCAGCGCTACGCCTGCGACAGTGCGATCATCCGGATCACCGGCCAGGGCGAGCTGGACCAGGAGCTCAACCACGCCAGCCGAACGGTCCCGGCGTCGACCCGGCGCGCGCTCGAAGCGCGCGACCGGCACTGTGTCTTTCCCGGCTGTACGCGGCCGCCGATCTGGTGTGATGGGCATCACCTGGTGTGGTGGACGCGGGGCGGCGCGACGGCGCTGCCCAACCTGGCCCTCTTATGCCGGCCGCACCACCGCGGGGTCCATGAAGAGGGCTGGCGGCTGGTCCGCCACAAGGACGCTCAATTCTCCGCGATCCCACCGCCGCGGCCGGTGATACCCAGCGCGCGATCAGCCTGA
- the add gene encoding adenosine deaminase, giving the protein MDDASYFQAIPKAELHLHLDGSVRPQTVLELAKQGGVLLPTQDVGKLRDFLEATDRTASLVEYIAYFELPIAVLQTVPALERATYELCEDLKNDNVRYAEIRYGPWLHVQQGLSLTDVIRAVLSGWTAGKKAFGLEGGVIVTALRDMPPAQNVSLAQIAGRYVGEGVVGFDLAGDEAGHPPILHEDAFRVARSLGLNITIHAGEAAGPESVRQAISMGAVRLGHGVRAQEDAEVIAMIKENGVQLDMAPTSNAQTKAVQRLEDHPLRRFYEQGIKVTISTDSRTVSNVTLTQEYQTVSHALGCSPEEISAMNLQALDGGFGDEVTRAPLRREFVDAMAKLRPATPTSG; this is encoded by the coding sequence ATGGACGATGCCTCCTACTTTCAGGCGATTCCTAAGGCCGAGCTGCATCTCCACCTCGACGGTTCTGTGCGTCCCCAGACTGTCCTGGAGCTGGCTAAGCAAGGTGGCGTTCTTCTGCCGACACAGGATGTCGGAAAGCTCAGGGACTTTCTCGAGGCCACCGACCGTACGGCGTCCCTCGTTGAGTACATCGCCTACTTCGAGTTGCCGATCGCGGTCCTACAGACGGTGCCGGCGCTCGAGCGGGCCACGTACGAGCTCTGCGAAGATCTGAAGAACGATAACGTGCGATATGCCGAGATCCGATACGGGCCGTGGCTGCACGTCCAGCAGGGTCTGTCGCTCACGGACGTGATTCGGGCGGTGCTGAGCGGCTGGACCGCCGGTAAGAAAGCGTTCGGGCTCGAGGGTGGCGTGATCGTAACGGCGCTGCGGGACATGCCGCCGGCCCAGAACGTGTCGCTCGCGCAGATCGCTGGTCGATACGTGGGCGAGGGGGTCGTCGGATTCGACCTGGCCGGCGACGAGGCGGGCCATCCACCGATCCTGCACGAAGACGCGTTCCGCGTCGCCCGATCACTGGGCTTGAACATCACGATTCATGCCGGGGAAGCCGCCGGGCCCGAAAGCGTCCGTCAGGCGATCTCGATGGGAGCCGTGCGCCTCGGGCACGGCGTGCGAGCCCAGGAAGACGCGGAAGTCATCGCCATGATCAAAGAAAACGGTGTGCAACTCGACATGGCGCCAACGAGCAACGCGCAGACGAAAGCTGTGCAGCGACTCGAGGATCATCCGTTGAGGCGCTTTTACGAGCAGGGCATCAAAGTCACGATCAGCACGGACTCGCGGACCGTATCTAACGTGACGTTGACGCAGGAATATCAGACAGTCTCTCATGCGTTGGGCTGCTCACCCGAGGAGATATCCGCGATGAACCTGCAGGCGCTCGATGGCGGCTTCGGCGACGAAGTCACCCGTGCCCCGCTTCGCCGCGAGTTCGTCGACGCGATGGCGAAACTACGTCCAGCGACGCCGACGTCGGGCTAG
- a CDS encoding nucleoside hydrolase: MPRKVILDCDPGHDDAMAILLAHGNPEIELLAITTVAGNQTVDKTSLNARRVCSVAGIHVPIAAGCDRPLTRVLKTAAYIHGESGLDGPAFGEPTVPLDGRHAVDLLIELLMSSSGDITLVPTAPLTNIAVAVRKEPRIVKKVKEIVLMGGAYTRGNTTPAAEFNIAVDPEAAAIVFTAGWPLTMVGLDLTHQALATPAVLQRIAALGTPISKIAVQLMEFFRETYRRNAGFDSPPVHDPCAVARVIDPNVMTCVDAFVAIETRGEFTSGMTVTDFSGRLGQPNAKVPTQLDVAKFWNLMVDAIERIGASDVQAS, encoded by the coding sequence ATGCCTAGAAAGGTAATCCTGGATTGCGACCCAGGCCACGATGACGCCATGGCGATCTTGCTCGCGCACGGCAATCCGGAGATCGAGCTGCTGGCCATCACCACGGTCGCTGGTAATCAGACCGTTGACAAGACGAGCCTCAATGCGCGCCGGGTCTGTTCCGTCGCTGGCATTCACGTGCCGATTGCCGCCGGCTGCGACCGGCCTCTTACTCGCGTACTGAAAACGGCGGCTTATATTCATGGCGAATCCGGGCTCGACGGGCCGGCGTTTGGCGAACCGACGGTGCCGCTCGACGGGCGGCACGCCGTGGACTTATTGATCGAATTATTGATGTCCTCGAGTGGCGACATCACGCTGGTGCCGACCGCGCCGCTGACGAACATCGCCGTGGCCGTCCGCAAAGAGCCACGCATCGTCAAGAAAGTCAAAGAGATCGTCCTCATGGGTGGTGCCTACACAAGGGGCAATACGACACCAGCCGCTGAATTTAATATCGCCGTGGATCCCGAGGCGGCCGCGATTGTTTTCACGGCCGGCTGGCCATTGACGATGGTCGGCCTGGACTTGACGCACCAGGCGCTGGCCACCCCAGCCGTCCTGCAACGGATCGCCGCCCTCGGCACGCCAATATCAAAAATCGCTGTCCAGCTCATGGAGTTCTTTCGCGAGACGTACCGGCGCAATGCCGGCTTCGATTCACCGCCGGTGCACGATCCGTGCGCCGTTGCCCGGGTCATCGATCCAAACGTCATGACCTGCGTCGACGCCTTCGTCGCGATCGAGACCCGCGGTGAATTCACGTCCGGCATGACGGTGACGGACTTCTCTGGGCGTTTGGGCCAGCCGAACGCGAAAGTCCCGACGCAGCTCGACGTGGCCAAGTTCTGGAATCTTATGGTCGACGCGATCGAGCGAATCGGCGCGTCCGACGTCCAGGCGTCCTGA
- a CDS encoding BMP family ABC transporter substrate-binding protein — protein sequence MSRRAAVLMISLMLAACGGPNAAPDTARTHVCIATNSDGPAPHTFNQLAIDGARGTGAAVQVITSKTTTEYLSALQRCVAAKPELIIAVSIDMASAVWHAAQVNTKQKFALVDAMPVDDNSQEVTLSNVNGLLFNEQEPAYLVGAMAGLMEKEKIGNASHNVLGVLGSNHGPGVDPYIAGFVTGARDADPSVVFKIAYSDSQDTAFCKQLGITQISAGADLLFEVTGRCASGYIDAAYDASGYAIGSNNDQAFVSPAVITSALKRVDRAVALTIQRLQNGQFRPGKQVFSLQEDATGFSTPSSVVPQDIVNQVLDLRTKIRNGSITPPDVVPPGV from the coding sequence GTGTCCCGTCGCGCGGCCGTGCTGATGATTTCTCTCATGCTCGCGGCCTGCGGCGGGCCAAATGCAGCCCCCGACACGGCTCGAACGCACGTCTGCATCGCGACCAACTCCGACGGGCCTGCGCCGCATACGTTCAACCAGCTGGCGATCGACGGCGCCCGCGGCACCGGCGCAGCCGTCCAGGTGATCACCTCGAAGACAACGACGGAGTATTTATCTGCGCTACAACGCTGTGTTGCCGCCAAGCCGGAATTGATTATTGCCGTGTCGATCGACATGGCGAGCGCCGTCTGGCACGCGGCGCAGGTGAATACGAAGCAAAAGTTTGCGCTGGTCGACGCGATGCCCGTCGACGACAACAGCCAGGAGGTCACCCTGAGCAACGTTAACGGGCTGCTCTTCAATGAACAGGAGCCGGCCTACCTGGTCGGCGCCATGGCGGGCTTGATGGAAAAAGAGAAAATCGGCAATGCCAGCCACAACGTCCTGGGGGTACTCGGCTCGAACCACGGGCCCGGTGTCGATCCCTATATCGCCGGCTTCGTCACAGGTGCCCGCGACGCCGATCCGAGCGTGGTCTTCAAAATTGCGTACTCCGACTCGCAGGACACGGCATTCTGCAAGCAGCTGGGGATCACCCAGATCTCGGCGGGAGCCGATCTTCTCTTTGAAGTCACAGGCCGCTGCGCCTCCGGCTACATCGATGCCGCCTACGACGCCTCGGGCTATGCGATCGGCTCGAACAACGACCAGGCGTTCGTCAGCCCCGCGGTTATCACCAGCGCGTTGAAGCGCGTCGATCGGGCCGTTGCGCTGACGATCCAGCGGCTGCAAAACGGACAGTTTAGACCTGGCAAGCAGGTGTTCTCCCTGCAGGAAGATGCCACCGGCTTCAGCACGCCCAGCAGCGTCGTCCCCCAGGACATCGTCAACCAGGTCCTCGATCTGCGCACGAAGATCCGCAACGGCAGCATCACGCCACCGGACGTCGTCCCGCCGGGTGTCTAA
- a CDS encoding glucoamylase family protein, producing the protein MVRTRVFGVLFSIVLLAAAFASPAAAAGPGDQGQSNCQGDHQGQDCNGLSEQQRKTLMAIARDTWKFYAKDVDPQTHLPMDNLTYAGGSPTPTSYGRYTSAANIGVYLWAVVAAHDLGLISKREATKEISATLTEVATLKRDHGFLYQWYDTTTGNVILNPGQSDCSAEPNPVFDNCYFISNVDNGWYASGLIIARSALPSLRRQVDQLIAPMDFGLFYDGRPQTRCNVNPAVGNQPTGQMYGGYYVGLPPDVGSNGPHYYHNGAFYSDPRISAYIGMGLHQMPGDVWWRSWRVLPPKAPHPECQATDPDFSWQGQWPHGGYWTVYRDPQSGKKFDVWEGHYTYPGANLTFIPTFAGGMFEGLMANEVVPETTWGPNSFGLADVRTPQVAIRYATQQLHYPVWGMSPSSTADDSGGYGGFGVEGLTFPYYGFGANASHPSSGLSQCHGCATEDVVTPHASFLALDVAAQQAYGNIKALRQRYPGVYGANGFFDAVNPVTGSVGHRILVLDHSMIMAALDNALQNREMQQHFAHDPVAWAARMYLSMETFSIASRNND; encoded by the coding sequence ATGGTTCGTACGCGCGTCTTCGGTGTGCTTTTCTCGATTGTCCTGCTGGCCGCCGCCTTCGCGTCGCCCGCGGCGGCAGCCGGTCCGGGTGACCAGGGACAGTCCAATTGCCAGGGCGACCACCAGGGGCAAGACTGTAATGGGTTGAGCGAGCAGCAGCGCAAGACGCTGATGGCGATCGCGCGCGATACCTGGAAGTTCTACGCCAAGGACGTCGACCCCCAGACCCATCTGCCGATGGACAACCTCACTTACGCGGGGGGTTCGCCTACACCAACCAGTTATGGCCGGTACACCTCGGCGGCCAACATCGGAGTGTACCTGTGGGCGGTCGTGGCGGCCCATGACCTCGGACTGATCAGCAAGCGTGAGGCGACGAAGGAGATCTCGGCCACCCTGACCGAAGTCGCCACGCTAAAACGCGATCACGGATTTCTTTACCAGTGGTACGACACCACGACCGGGAACGTGATCCTGAACCCGGGTCAATCGGATTGCTCGGCCGAGCCCAACCCGGTATTCGATAACTGCTACTTCATTTCCAACGTCGACAATGGCTGGTACGCATCCGGTCTGATCATCGCCCGCAGTGCGCTACCGAGCCTGCGGCGCCAGGTCGACCAGCTGATCGCGCCGATGGACTTCGGGCTCTTCTATGACGGTCGTCCACAGACGAGATGCAACGTCAACCCCGCCGTTGGCAATCAACCCACCGGCCAGATGTACGGTGGCTATTATGTCGGGCTTCCACCGGACGTGGGCAGCAACGGCCCGCACTACTACCATAACGGCGCCTTCTACAGTGATCCGCGAATCTCGGCGTACATTGGGATGGGACTGCACCAGATGCCCGGCGACGTTTGGTGGCGCAGCTGGCGGGTGCTACCGCCGAAGGCTCCGCATCCCGAATGCCAGGCGACTGACCCCGACTTCTCATGGCAAGGGCAGTGGCCGCACGGCGGCTACTGGACGGTCTACCGCGATCCCCAGTCGGGCAAGAAATTCGACGTCTGGGAAGGCCACTACACCTATCCGGGCGCGAATCTTACCTTCATCCCCACGTTTGCCGGCGGGATGTTCGAGGGCCTGATGGCAAATGAGGTCGTCCCGGAGACCACCTGGGGGCCAAACAGCTTCGGTCTTGCGGACGTGCGGACTCCACAGGTAGCCATCAGGTACGCAACCCAGCAGCTCCACTACCCGGTCTGGGGCATGTCGCCGTCCAGCACCGCAGACGACAGTGGCGGCTATGGCGGCTTCGGGGTCGAGGGCCTGACTTTCCCCTACTACGGGTTCGGGGCCAACGCCAGCCACCCGAGCAGCGGGTTGTCCCAGTGCCACGGCTGCGCAACCGAGGACGTGGTTACGCCGCACGCGTCATTTCTTGCCCTGGATGTCGCGGCCCAGCAGGCCTACGGCAACATTAAGGCCCTGCGTCAGCGCTATCCCGGGGTGTACGGGGCCAACGGTTTCTTCGATGCCGTCAACCCCGTGACCGGCTCGGTCGGCCATCGGATCCTGGTGCTCGACCACTCGATGATCATGGCCGCACTGGACAATGCACTACAGAACCGTGAGATGCAGCAACACTTCGCTCACGACCCGGTCGCGTGGGCGGCGCGTATGTACCTTTCGATGGAGACATTCTCCATCGCATCGCGCAACAACGACTGA
- a CDS encoding HAD-IA family hydrolase, with the protein MATEPESLLRPLTPSAGHNGRARGLIFDFDGTLVDSYPLIEEAFAHVMRTHRLDEGARQLFRQNRGLPLPEQMKIVAPHMWEELVATYRSVDSRLGHARVFRGIPTLVRKLHQAGSPLGVVSCKRRALIEAELEACGLRGFFGVVIGFEDVTPPKPAPDPLLAAIGHLGLSRSNAVYVGDSMVDLMTGRAARVRTVLAAWGLTPELRAAFRRHRLWATRPSEMLGLVLTGNGHKRAA; encoded by the coding sequence GTGGCAACCGAACCAGAGTCTCTTCTTCGACCCCTTACGCCCTCCGCCGGCCACAATGGCCGTGCGCGGGGCCTGATCTTCGACTTCGACGGCACGCTGGTTGACAGCTATCCACTGATCGAGGAGGCGTTCGCGCACGTGATGCGGACGCATCGCCTGGACGAGGGCGCGCGCCAGCTCTTCCGGCAGAACCGAGGCCTGCCCCTGCCGGAGCAGATGAAGATCGTCGCGCCACACATGTGGGAGGAGCTGGTTGCGACGTATCGCTCGGTGGATTCGAGGCTCGGCCATGCGCGCGTGTTCCGCGGCATCCCGACCCTCGTCCGGAAGCTTCATCAAGCCGGTTCGCCGCTGGGCGTCGTCTCCTGTAAGCGGCGGGCGCTGATCGAGGCGGAGCTCGAGGCGTGCGGCCTGCGGGGATTCTTCGGCGTCGTGATCGGCTTCGAGGATGTGACGCCGCCCAAGCCGGCGCCGGACCCATTGCTGGCGGCCATTGGCCACCTGGGATTGTCGCGCTCGAACGCGGTGTACGTCGGCGACAGTATGGTGGACCTTATGACCGGCAGGGCTGCCCGGGTGCGCACCGTGCTCGCCGCCTGGGGACTGACGCCGGAGCTTCGGGCGGCGTTCCGCCGGCACCGACTGTGGGCGACGCGGCCGTCCGAGATGCTGGGCCTGGTGCTGACTGGCAACGGCCACAAGCGCGCCGCGTAG
- a CDS encoding glycosyl hydrolase, producing the protein MSTSGQPPPKQREAAARLDWERRVGHRRDSVAAAIAEELLAPDDVRAEAGGGQVTLRWSLVKGAAGYVVQRSERPDGPFTTIDHGGGDVLAVPGPCYADTTGRPGVDAWYAVASLTSADGTHGPLSPGVRAKATTRPGAVEVTVHAGAVLRPLVRPWHMVGSEHLTQLFYGRNDDGFDVGEEFAQAFRIAHEELGVNRVRAHGILMDDLGVYSEPDGRPAYDFAGVDRVYDRLLALGLRPVVELSFMPRALARDPRATVFDYRAIISPPKDWGRWRGLVGALAQHLVDRYGIAEVADWGFEVWNEPNLEVFWSSSRQEYFRLYDEAAAAIKAVDARLKVGGPATAAAGWIADFAAHVIESGAAVDFLATHTYGNLPLDVAATAMDVGLGPRPVWWTEWGVSPRHFAPINDSVLGGPFVLHGMFSAMDRAEHLAYWVISDHFEELGRPPRLLHGGFGLLAVGNLRKPRYWALRMLEMLGRDRLVVDVNGDGAESLVQAIATSSPDGAIHAVVWNGTLDQSKQDGAALLDRNVRLRFSGLGAARYRREHWRLDREHSNIARHWPAAGSPDWPDAQSWARLRQADRLDALVPPGMVAAERGNAVLEFPLPMPGASLIQLVPET; encoded by the coding sequence ATGTCGACTTCGGGCCAGCCGCCTCCCAAGCAACGGGAGGCGGCCGCCCGCCTCGATTGGGAACGGCGGGTCGGGCATCGCCGCGATTCGGTCGCGGCAGCGATTGCCGAGGAGCTGCTGGCACCTGACGATGTTCGCGCCGAGGCCGGTGGGGGACAGGTAACCCTGCGCTGGTCGCTGGTGAAGGGCGCCGCCGGCTATGTGGTGCAGCGGTCGGAACGTCCGGATGGCCCCTTTACGACGATCGATCACGGTGGGGGAGACGTGCTCGCCGTGCCGGGACCATGTTATGCCGACACCACGGGACGTCCGGGTGTCGACGCCTGGTACGCCGTGGCGTCGCTGACCTCGGCGGACGGCACGCACGGACCGTTGTCGCCGGGGGTGCGGGCCAAAGCGACGACCAGGCCCGGCGCGGTTGAGGTCACTGTTCATGCGGGTGCGGTGCTGCGTCCGCTGGTCCGGCCCTGGCACATGGTCGGCTCGGAACATCTGACGCAGCTCTTCTACGGTCGCAATGATGATGGCTTCGATGTCGGCGAGGAGTTCGCGCAGGCGTTTCGCATAGCCCATGAGGAGCTCGGCGTCAATCGCGTTCGGGCGCACGGCATCCTGATGGATGATCTTGGCGTGTATTCAGAACCCGATGGCAGGCCCGCTTATGACTTCGCTGGCGTCGACCGCGTCTACGATCGGCTTCTCGCTCTTGGACTCCGCCCGGTCGTCGAACTCTCCTTCATGCCGAGGGCGCTGGCTCGGGATCCGCGCGCGACGGTCTTTGACTACCGTGCCATCATCTCGCCGCCGAAGGACTGGGGTCGGTGGCGCGGCCTGGTGGGCGCGCTCGCGCAACATCTGGTAGATCGCTACGGCATCGCCGAGGTCGCCGACTGGGGGTTCGAGGTCTGGAATGAACCCAACCTCGAGGTCTTCTGGAGCAGCAGCCGGCAGGAGTATTTCCGACTCTATGACGAGGCGGCCGCCGCCATCAAGGCCGTCGATGCGCGCCTCAAGGTGGGGGGACCGGCAACCGCGGCCGCCGGCTGGATCGCCGATTTCGCCGCCCACGTGATCGAGTCGGGCGCCGCCGTCGATTTCCTCGCGACCCATACGTACGGGAATCTCCCGCTCGATGTGGCGGCAACGGCCATGGACGTCGGGCTCGGACCCCGGCCGGTGTGGTGGACAGAATGGGGGGTTAGTCCTCGGCACTTCGCGCCGATCAACGATTCTGTGCTGGGTGGGCCGTTTGTCCTGCACGGCATGTTTTCGGCCATGGATCGCGCCGAGCATCTGGCGTATTGGGTCATCTCGGATCACTTCGAGGAACTCGGCCGGCCGCCGCGGTTGCTACACGGGGGGTTCGGCCTGCTGGCGGTCGGCAACCTGCGCAAGCCACGCTACTGGGCGCTGCGAATGCTCGAGATGCTGGGTCGTGATCGGCTGGTCGTCGACGTCAACGGCGACGGAGCGGAATCACTGGTCCAGGCCATCGCCACGTCGAGTCCGGACGGTGCCATTCACGCAGTCGTCTGGAACGGCACCCTGGACCAGAGCAAGCAGGACGGCGCCGCGCTGCTGGATCGAAATGTGAGGCTGCGGTTCTCTGGTCTCGGCGCGGCCCGTTACCGCAGGGAGCACTGGCGGCTCGATCGGGAACATTCCAATATCGCACGCCATTGGCCGGCGGCCGGCTCGCCCGACTGGCCGGACGCGCAAAGCTGGGCGAGGCTTCGGCAGGCGGACCGGTTGGACGCCCTCGTGCCGCCTGGGATGGTGGCCGCGGAGCGCGGGAACGCCGTCCTGGAGTTTCCGCTGCCAATGCCGGGTGCGTCCCTTATCCAGCTGGTTCCTGAGACCTGA
- a CDS encoding sugar ABC transporter permease has protein sequence MSAQQALVASVPRARPAARRGWLKEALTGWAFSAPFLLIFLAFLALPILASAILSFTDFSLGNLVDPFSAHFIGLGNYARLLHDPNFLQAALTTTIFVVFGTVLNLAVGLAAAVALNRGISRFRAVFRVGYYLPVVSSIVAIAVIWRFLFNTDFGLVNGLLHTFGIAGPDWLGNPTLAVGIIVALMVWRNFGNAMIIFLAGLQGIPNDLYEAARIDGANRWQEFRSITLPMLKPTTLLLTVVTTIGFLQVFEEPFVMTQGGPLNKTRPISMYVYQQGFNFFHQGYASAMAYTLFVVIAAVTLIQFRLLRSDT, from the coding sequence ATGAGCGCCCAACAAGCGCTGGTCGCGTCCGTTCCGCGGGCGCGGCCAGCCGCCAGGCGCGGGTGGCTCAAGGAGGCCCTCACCGGGTGGGCCTTCTCGGCGCCGTTCCTGCTGATCTTTCTCGCGTTCCTGGCGCTGCCCATTCTTGCCTCGGCCATCCTGAGCTTCACGGACTTCAGCCTCGGCAACCTCGTCGACCCGTTCTCCGCGCACTTCATCGGGTTGGGCAACTACGCCAGGCTCCTGCATGACCCGAACTTCCTGCAGGCGGCTTTGACTACCACCATCTTCGTCGTGTTCGGCACCGTCTTGAACCTGGCAGTTGGGCTGGCGGCTGCGGTCGCGCTCAATCGCGGGATCAGCCGCTTCCGGGCGGTCTTCCGGGTTGGCTATTACCTGCCGGTTGTGTCGAGCATCGTGGCGATCGCGGTCATCTGGCGCTTCCTGTTCAATACCGACTTCGGCCTCGTGAACGGCCTCTTGCATACCTTCGGCATCGCAGGACCCGACTGGCTAGGCAATCCCACCCTCGCCGTGGGGATCATCGTCGCCCTGATGGTCTGGCGCAACTTCGGCAATGCGATGATCATCTTCCTGGCGGGCCTCCAGGGCATCCCGAACGACCTCTACGAGGCGGCCCGCATCGATGGCGCCAACCGCTGGCAGGAATTCCGCAGCATCACGCTGCCGATGCTGAAGCCGACGACGCTGCTTCTTACCGTGGTCACCACCATCGGGTTCCTGCAGGTCTTCGAGGAGCCCTTCGTCATGACGCAAGGCGGCCCGCTGAACAAGACGCGGCCGATTTCGATGTACGTCTACCAGCAGGGCTTCAACTTCTTCCACCAGGGCTACGCGAGCGCCATGGCCTACACGCTGTTCGTCGTCATCGCGGCGGTCACCCTCATCCAGTTCCGGCTGTTGAGGAGCGACACATGA